AGAGGTAATAGAAAAGTATGATGAAGAGCTTTTATTTGTTGAAGGCGATGCTAATGAAGATGAAATTCTACTTGCTGCCGGTCTTGATCGTGCGCAATATTTAATAACGGCACTTCCGGATGATGCAGCTAACTTGTTTGTAGTGTTGTCCGCAAGGCAATTGAATAAAGATTTGTTTATAGTTACAAGGGCGTCTTTGGTAACTTCTCAGAAAAAATTGCTTTTAGCGGGTGCTAACAAAGTCATCATGCCGGACAAAATTGGGGGAGACCATATGGCTTCGTTAATTGTGATGCCAGACCTTATTACTTTTATGGATAAGCTAGGGGTAGAAGGCGAGCATACAACAAATTTAGAGGAAGTTGCAATAGAAGATTTTAAAGGTCAGGTAGAATGTAATTCCTTGCGAGATTTAGATTTGCGTAAGCGAACCGGTTGTACTATAATTGGTTACATTGAACCTAGCGGAAACTATATTATTAATCCAGAAGCAGATTTGCAGTTGCAGCCCAAAAGCAAAGTAATTGTTTTAGGCAGACCTGAGCAAATACGAAAACTGAATGAAATGTTCTCTATAGGTTAGTTCTACCTACGTTAATTGAACATTATTATTTGATTGTGTTACTATTTTTTAAGATATTGCCGAAATTGTGTTAAAAACCTTGATATAGCACTGAACCCACAAAAATACATATGAAGAAATTTACCTTATTGTTTTTCCTACTACTTGGTGTAGTAGCCTTTTCTCAAGAGCTTGTTGTAAAAGGCAAAGTTTACAATCCATCTTCACAAATTAATGATGGTGTAATAGAGGTAGATGTAACAGGGGGAACACCTCCATATATTTATAAATGGAGTAATCAAGAAACTGCTTTGTCTTCTTCAAGGGCTAGTGGTTTGGTAGAAGGTGTTCCTTATAATGTTTTGGTTACAGATGCTGCGGGTAATTCTGAAACAAAAGTATTTGAAGTAGAGACTAGTGCCATTGCTGAAGTCTTTAATGGTACGATGACTCCTGCGGTAAGCACACTAGGTTCTATACTTTTCTGGGATCCATTTGCAGCTATAGGTATTTATGACCCTGTTGTTTATGCGGATGTTAAGTTGATAGGCACCCCGGGATGGACAAACGATATTCAAAATAGATTTGTACTTAAAAAGTGGCTTAAACCAGAAGGAGCTAAAGTTAAAAAAGGAGAAAATATTGCAGTTATATCTAGCAATGATGAGAAAGATCTTACGGTTACTGCAACCGCTACGGGTGAGTTAAAGTACTTGGTAGCAGAAGGAAAAGTAATTTACAATTCCGAAAATGCAAAACATGTTATTGAGCAAGGAGCACATTACTTAGCGGAAATCAAGTATGATGAGCCTTTGGTGATGACACACCCTAATGGAGACCCTATTACTAACGGTATTTCCTTTATTGTAATATGGTTGGTTTTGGGAGCGACGTTCTTTACTATTAGAATGGGCTTTATAAATATTAAAGGTTTCAGACATTCTATAGACCTTGCTAAAGGTAAATATGATGACCCGGATGCACCTGGTCAGGTTACTCACTTTCAGGCGTTGGCTACTGCAGTTTCAGGTACGGTTGGTCTAGGTAATATAGCCGGTGTGGCCGTAGCGGTGTCCTTGGGTGGTGCAGGAGCTACCTTTTGGATGATTGTCTGTGGTTTGTTAGGAATGTCTTCCAAGTTCGTAGAATGCACCTTGGGTGTAAAATATAGAGATATATTGCCTGATGGAAGAGTTTTTGGAGGTCCAATGAACTATTTGAGATACGGACTGGAGAAGCGTAACATGAAAGGTTTCGGTAAGGTCCTAGCTGGTTTATTTGCTGTTTTGGCCATTGGAGCTTCTTTTGGTGGTGGTAATATGTTTCAAGCCAACCAATCTTTTGAGCAATTAGCGGGTCAGTTTCCGGCATTAGTCGGTCACGGCTTTTGGTTTGGTGTGGTTACGGCTATTCTTGTAGGGGTTGTAATTATTGGTGGAATTAATAGTATTGCTAAGGTTACCGGTAGGGTTGTGCCTATTATGGCTTCCATATATATTGTTGCAGCGTTGGCTGTGATTATTATGAACATTCAGAATATTGGACCTGCATTTACGGCCATATTTGATGGTGCGTTTAGTCCTTCTGCTCTTAAAGGAGGTATAATTGGTGTCTTGGTTATTGGATTTCAACGGGCTGCCTTCTCAAATGAAGCAGGTGTCGGGTCTGCAGCAATAGCGCATAGTACCGCGAAAACCAATCATCCTCCATCT
This genomic interval from Zobellia roscoffensis contains the following:
- a CDS encoding potassium channel family protein — protein: MLSVLLIGVFGYRFLSDLTWVDALYMTIITVTTVGFSEVGPMDTQEKIFTVILIILSVFILAFSISVITEYILSRNSLQELKKKKVKNKIDNLSGHVIVCGFGRNGMQAVERLKAYKKPFVVIERDKEVIEKYDEELLFVEGDANEDEILLAAGLDRAQYLITALPDDAANLFVVLSARQLNKDLFIVTRASLVTSQKKLLLAGANKVIMPDKIGGDHMASLIVMPDLITFMDKLGVEGEHTTNLEEVAIEDFKGQVECNSLRDLDLRKRTGCTIIGYIEPSGNYIINPEADLQLQPKSKVIVLGRPEQIRKLNEMFSIG
- a CDS encoding amino acid carrier protein, translating into MKKFTLLFFLLLGVVAFSQELVVKGKVYNPSSQINDGVIEVDVTGGTPPYIYKWSNQETALSSSRASGLVEGVPYNVLVTDAAGNSETKVFEVETSAIAEVFNGTMTPAVSTLGSILFWDPFAAIGIYDPVVYADVKLIGTPGWTNDIQNRFVLKKWLKPEGAKVKKGENIAVISSNDEKDLTVTATATGELKYLVAEGKVIYNSENAKHVIEQGAHYLAEIKYDEPLVMTHPNGDPITNGISFIVIWLVLGATFFTIRMGFINIKGFRHSIDLAKGKYDDPDAPGQVTHFQALATAVSGTVGLGNIAGVAVAVSLGGAGATFWMIVCGLLGMSSKFVECTLGVKYRDILPDGRVFGGPMNYLRYGLEKRNMKGFGKVLAGLFAVLAIGASFGGGNMFQANQSFEQLAGQFPALVGHGFWFGVVTAILVGVVIIGGINSIAKVTGRVVPIMASIYIVAALAVIIMNIQNIGPAFTAIFDGAFSPSALKGGIIGVLVIGFQRAAFSNEAGVGSAAIAHSTAKTNHPPSEGFVALLEPFLDTVVVCTLTALVLIFTGMHEVEGMAGAQLTSDAFGSQISWFPYVLALAVFLFAFSTMISWSYYGMRAWTYLFGKSKKSEMIYKMLFLVFVVIGASVSLGAVLDFSDMMILAMSFPNIIGLYIMSGEVKSDLTTYWRKLKANELFKKQITAKE